One Setaria italica strain Yugu1 chromosome II, Setaria_italica_v2.0, whole genome shotgun sequence DNA segment encodes these proteins:
- the LOC101763051 gene encoding probable purine permease 5, whose product MEEEDGGGHRHHAIRVASQDAEMEDEISEPNQSPSLKQKAAEVIAASLETYRSKPFSFWLLLFLSSGAMLTAFPASSLLSRLYYTDGGQSKWILSWAAVAGWPLPALLLLPLYLLSKASPTPLSLALCSWYVLLGFLSAADNLMYAWAYAYLPASTASLVAASSLAFSALFGRAIAKNRLNLSSINAVVVITAGVVIVALDSGSDRPPGVTARQYALGFVLDVLGSALHGLIFALSELVFDRVLGRRSFHVVLEQQAAVSLCAFAFTSAGLAVAEGFPAMRREAARFAHGGEAAYANVMVWTAVTFQLGVLGGTGVLFLASTVLAGVLNAVRVPLTSVAAVIWFHDPMSGFKILALVITVWGFASYMVGHSSVKKTSTS is encoded by the exons atggaggaggaagacggcggcggccaccgtcACCACGCCATCCGGGTCGCATCCCAAG ATGCTGAAATGGAGGACGAGATCTCGGAGCCAAATCAGTCACCGTCGCTGAAACAGAAAGCAGCCGAGGTGATCGCCGCCTCGCTGGAGACCTACCGGAGCAAGCCTTTCTCCTTCTGGCTACTACTGTTCCTGAGCAGCGGCGCGATGCTCACCGCGTTCCCGGCCTCGAGCCTCCTCTCCCGGCTCTACTACACCGACGGCGGCCAGAGCAAGTGGATCCTGTCGTGGGCGGCCGTTGCGGGCTGGCCCCTGCCcgcgctgctcctgctcccgcTCTACCTCCTCAGCAAGGCGTCACCGACGCCTCTGTCGCTGGCGCTGTGCTCCTGGTACGTGCTCCTCGGCTTCCTCAGCGCCGCCGACAACCTCATGTACGCGTGGGCGTACGCGTACCTCCCGGCGTCCACGGCCTCGCTCGTCGCCGCGTCGTCGCTCGCCTTCTCCGCGCTCTTCGGCCGCGCCATCGCCAAGAACAGGCTGAACCTTTCCTCCATCAACGCCGTCGTCGTGATCACGGCCGGCGTCGTGATCGTCGCTCTGGACTCCGGGTCGGACAGGCCCCCCGGCGTCACGGCGCGCCAGTACGCGCTCGGCTTCGTCCTGGACGTGCTCGGGTCGGCGCTCCACGGCCTCATCTTCGCGCTCTCGGAGCTCGTCTTCGACAGGGTCCTCGGCAGGCGGTCCTTCCACGTGGTGCtggagcagcaggcggcggtGTCGCTCTGCGCGTTCGCGTTCACCTCCGcggggctcgccgtcgccgagggcTTCCCGGCGATGCGGCGCGAGGCGGCGCGGTTcgcgcacggcggcgaggccgcgtACGCGAACGTGATGGTGTGGACGGCCGTCACGTTCCAGCTGGGCGTGCTCGGCGGCACCGGCGTGCTGTTCCTGGCGTCGACCGTCCTCGCCGGCGTGCTGAACGCTGTCAGGGTGCCGCTGACGAGCGTCGCCGCCGTGATCTGGTTCCATGACCCGATGAGCGGGTTCAAGATTTTGGCGCTGGTGATCACGGTGTGGGGGTTCGCGTCCTACATGGTTGGACACTCCTCTGTCAAGAAAACGTCAACAAGTTGA
- the LOC101762240 gene encoding uncharacterized protein At2g39795, mitochondrial gives MARAILRRALSLSAAAAASAHATPRVAAAFASTSSSATVVSLRSPLDDRLHRLLRSEITYIAERRPPYPPPTSFKSFAVEDRPGEQWVRLRAARRGPEAEEVKVEATMFDGAAEPLPEDAPLFHRVESLERGRRLHLSLIVEVTRADRVLGFICSAWPDELAVRHVLTLRAGGGAASSDGARGGRNFEKLGAGEREAVTRFLKEREVDGELAEFLHDYMANKEKMELLRWLKTVESFLDK, from the exons ATGGCGCGCGccatcctccgccgcgcgctctctctctccgccgccgcggccgcctccgcccacgCAACCCCCCGGGTCGCCGCTGCTTTCGCTTCCACATCCTCCTCGGCCACCGTCGTTTCGCTGCGCTCACCCCTCGACGACCGCcttcaccgcctcctccgctccgAGATCACCTACATCGCAGAGCGCCGCCCTCCCTACCCG CCGCCGACGAGCTTCAAGTCCTTCGCCGTGGAGGACCGCCCGGGGGAGCAGTGGGtgcgcctccgcgccgcgcgccgcggccccGAAGCCGAGGAGGTGAAGGTCGAGGCCACCATGTTCGACGGCGCCGCGGAGCCGCTCCCTGAGGACGCGCCCCTCTTCCACCGCGTGGAGTCGCTCGAGCGCGGCCGGCGCCTCCATCTCAGCCTCATCGTCGAGGTCACCCGGGCCGACCGCGTCCTCGGCTTCATCTGCTCCGCCTGGCCCGACGAGCTCGCCGTCCGCCACGTTCTCACCCTcagggctggcggcggcgccgccagcaGTGATGGTGCGCGTGGTGGACGCAATTTCGA GAAGCTGGGTGCTGGGGAGAGGGAAGCGGTGACTAGGTTCTtgaaggagagggaggtggaCGGGGAGCTCGCTGAATTCTTGCACGACTACATGGCGAACAAGGAGAAGATGGAGCTGCTCCGATGGTTGAAGACTGTCGAATCATTCCTTGACAAGTAG
- the LOC101756991 gene encoding uncharacterized protein LOC101756991, with amino-acid sequence MDPDQVAAARVQHDDLGDTATSADAGGDSGGSGDSWGRALLRRGWDLSRKAAIAGVAATAAPVVAPPLLVLSVAGLALSLPFAAYLASVFATERLMGALLPPPRTQPYHTWDVEDDEFLDASEAPGGEATVFDYWSETEDGAIMEMEDDESYASLPLSRECRLLEEPVRASSDDEDTMPEGEFRFQESGHESFVLDNSAQKEEDNEYITMEAVLLPKDFDESISATPALCEEDDMVPKIVEALVQELSVSDSGDKTEDGKRTGMDGVEPSKEMVSPGIDIGTTEVSGFPVPDDNTLQSKVEGDVAVEMLQEEVTINTNPVTEEVVGVQMEATATELPECELLHPSDRVSQEPQAMAEAACVDDILESTLTQDIVLDTGDANSESVEHTGVGDVSSVVSVVTVDDVADLACSMSTPDVSAISDDKMNVESRPDVDHSNQTTGVEYTWANKSAKTEERKSMDSEVSTRSMTPQEIDVSKSPVPDDQSKREDEVTVETVLEEVTSTTDLVTGEVVGVQVDIVASGSESLPLSDLVAQELQAVTEAASVESIQGSTVRGDIVMDTDDTNTEGVEQHGEGGASSFISGASVVTRDDDEDIMSSTKPYVSAISEDIKSVEGKPDVKHPHETTLFENKLTDEGLKGKVVAEDKDNYIEVQLREQLDTLRTITGYRPATSLTLEAELAGLYIFVGVEPPVSSRDSSDLIEINLKLQFLKSIIGVE; translated from the exons ATGGATCCCGAccaggtcgccgccgccagggtCCAGCACGACGACCTCGGCGACACTGCCACATCCGCAGACGCGGGCGGCGACAGTGGCGGCAGTGGCGACAGCTGGGGGCGCGCTCTGCTCCGCCGGGGATGGGACCTGTCACGGAaggccgccatcgccggcgtcgcggccacggccgcgccCGTCGTAGCCCCGCCCCTGCTCGTCCTCTCCGTCGCCGGCCTCgcactgtccctccccttcgcCGCCTACCTCGCCAGCGTGTTCGCCACCGAACGCCTCATGGGCGCCCTGCTGCCGCCTCCCCGGACCCAGCCATACCACACCTGGGACGTCGAAGACGATGAGTTCCTGGATGCGTCAGAAGCGCCCGGCGGCGAGGCCACTGTGTTCGACTACTGGAGCGAGACAGAGGACGGCGCCATCATGGAGATGGAGGATGATGAGAGCTACGCGTCGTTGCCTCTGTCACGGGAATGTCGTCTGTTGGAAGAGCCGGTGCGGGCATCGAGCGACGATGAGGATACGATGCCAGAAGGTGAATTTCGTTTCCAAGAATCAGGCCACGAGTCATTTGTGTTGGATAATAGTGCACAGAAAGAGGAGGACAACGAGTATATTACCATGGAGGCGGTGTTGCTCCCAAAGGACTTCGATGAGTCCATATCAGCAACACCGGCGTTGTGCGAGGAAGACGATATGGTTCCTAAAATCGTAGAAGCCCTGGTCCAAGAGTTATCTGTATCAGACAGTGGAGATAAAACAGAGGATGGCAAGCGCACAGGTATGGATGGAGTGGAGCCTAGCAAGGAGATGGTGTCACCGGGCATCGACATCGGCACCACTGAAGTGAGCGGCTTCCCAGTGCCGGACGATAACACGCTGCAGAGCAAGGTAGAAGGTGATGTAGCAGTGGAAATGTTGCAGGAGGAAGTGACCATTAACACCAATCCTGTTACTGAGGAGGTGGTTGGTGTGCAAATGGAGGCCACTGCTACTGAACTGCCTGAATGTGAATTGCTGCACCCGAGTGATCGTGTGTCTCAGGAGCCACAAGCGATGGCAGAAGCTGCGTGTGTTGATGATATTCTCGAGAGTACCTTAACACAAGACATTGTACTGGATACTGGTGATGCAAATTCAGAGAGTGTGGAGCACACTGGTGTGGGAGATGTTTCTAGTGTGGTCTCAGTGGTGACCGTGGATGATGTTGCAGATCTAGCTTGCAGTATGAGTACACCGGATGTCTCAGCCATCAGTGACGATAAGATGAATGTTGAGAGTAGGCCAGATGTTGACCACTCCAATCAGACAACTGGTGTAGAATACACATGGGCGAACAAG TCAGCGAAAACAGAGGAGAGGAAAAGCATGGACAGCGAAGTGTCTACTAGGAGCATGACACCGCAAGAAATTGATGTTTCTAAATCACCAGTGCCAGATGATCAGAGCAAGAGAGAAGATGAAGTAACAGTGGAGACGGTGCTGGAAGAAGTGACGAGTACTACTGATCTTGTTACAGGGGAGGTGGTTGGCGTGCAAGTGGACATTGTCGCTAGTGGAAGCGAGTCACTGCCACTGAGTGACCTTGTGGCACAAGAGTTACAGGCAGTGACTGAAGCTGCAAGTGTTGAAAGTATTCAGGGAAGTACTGTAAGGGGAGACATTGTGATGGATACTGATGATACAAACACAGAGGGTGTGGAGCAACACGGTGAGGGAGGtgcttccagttttatctcagGGGCATCTGTGGTGACcagggatgatgatgaggatataATGTCCAGTACGAAACCTTATGTCTCTGCCATCAGTGAAGATATAAAGAGTGTCGAAGGTAAGCCAGATGTTAAACACCCTCATGAAACAACTCTTTTTGAAAACAAGCTGACAGATGAAGGACTCAAGGGGAAGGTTGTAGCTGAGGACAAG GACAACTACATAGAGGTACAGCTGAGGGAGCAGCTTGATACACTAAGAACAATAACTGGGTATCGCCCGGCGACATCCTTGACTCTGGAAGCCGAGCTTGCTGGGTTATACATATTCGTCGGTGTGGAACCCCCTGTCAGCTCGAGGGACTCCTCGGATCTGATAGAAATAAACTTGAAACTCCAGTTCTTGAAATCGATAATAGGAGTGGAGTAA